The following proteins are encoded in a genomic region of Vicinamibacterales bacterium:
- a CDS encoding helix-turn-helix domain-containing protein, translated as MAEYRQYCPVARASEILADRWTPLIVRELLAGSGHFNAIERGLPGISRSLLAERLRHLEDAGVVERRAGGRPNVSEYVLTEAGQELRAVIDRLGAWGVRWAFGDPRPEELDAALLVWKIHQRIDRGRLPPTRTVVEFDFRGRGARRVWLVLEPREVSVCLRPPRFETDVVVHAELLDVYRVWLGHVPWATAIGSGQVTIDGDPALVRALPGWLLWSPMAVHVREHQVACAVPSRPRRAPRRPAPPSPR; from the coding sequence ATGGCCGAATACCGTCAGTACTGTCCGGTCGCGCGGGCGTCGGAGATCCTGGCCGACCGCTGGACGCCCCTCATCGTGCGTGAGCTGCTGGCCGGCAGCGGGCATTTCAACGCCATCGAGCGGGGTCTGCCCGGCATCTCGCGGTCGCTCCTCGCCGAGCGGCTGCGGCACCTCGAGGACGCCGGCGTCGTCGAGCGCCGCGCCGGAGGGCGGCCCAACGTCAGCGAGTACGTGCTGACCGAGGCAGGTCAGGAACTGCGGGCCGTCATCGACCGCCTCGGCGCCTGGGGCGTGCGCTGGGCCTTCGGCGACCCCCGCCCCGAGGAGCTCGATGCGGCCCTGCTCGTGTGGAAGATCCACCAGCGCATCGACCGCGGCAGGCTGCCGCCGACGCGCACGGTCGTGGAGTTCGACTTCCGCGGACGCGGCGCGCGGCGCGTGTGGCTGGTGCTCGAGCCGCGCGAGGTGTCGGTGTGTCTCCGGCCTCCGCGCTTCGAGACCGATGTGGTCGTGCACGCCGAGCTCCTGGACGTCTACCGGGTGTGGCTCGGCCACGTGCCGTGGGCCACGGCCATCGGCAGCGGGCAGGTGACGATCGACGGCGATCCGGCGCTCGTCCGGGCCTTGCCCGGGTGGCTGCTGTGGAGCCCGATGGCCGTGCACGTCCGCGAGCACCAGGTCGCCTGCGCGGTGCCGTCTCGCCCGCGCCGGGCGCCGCGGCGCCCCGCCCCGCCCTCTCCCCGCTGA
- a CDS encoding class I SAM-dependent methyltransferase, with amino-acid sequence MPTPPPGPPGQTDALFTASRAYERFMGRWSRRLAPSFVAFAGVSDGDAVLDVGCGTGALSFAAAAVGARVRVEGVDRSAAYVQAAEQAAGGRARFRVGDALRLDAPAAAFDRTLSLLALNFVPDRERAVGEMCRVTRPGGVVAAAVWDYGEGMAMLRRFWDAAAQVDPGARDRDEAAMPFCRSGELTEAWRRAGLEAIVERPLVIETAFAGFDDYWRPFLEGEGPAGRQAAAMSPAARRALADALRRTLLGDGPDRAFTLPARAWAVRGVVPPPDR; translated from the coding sequence ATGCCGACACCTCCACCGGGCCCGCCCGGCCAGACCGACGCGCTCTTCACCGCGAGCCGCGCGTACGAACGCTTCATGGGCCGCTGGAGCCGGCGGCTGGCCCCCTCGTTCGTGGCGTTCGCCGGCGTGTCCGACGGGGACGCCGTGCTCGACGTGGGGTGCGGCACCGGCGCGCTGTCCTTCGCGGCCGCCGCCGTCGGCGCCCGGGTCCGCGTCGAAGGCGTGGACCGCTCGGCCGCCTACGTGCAGGCCGCGGAGCAGGCCGCCGGAGGACGCGCCAGGTTTCGCGTGGGGGATGCGCTGCGGCTGGACGCGCCGGCGGCCGCTTTCGACCGGACGCTGTCGCTCCTCGCGCTGAACTTCGTCCCGGACCGCGAGCGCGCGGTCGGCGAGATGTGCCGCGTGACGCGCCCGGGCGGCGTGGTGGCGGCGGCGGTCTGGGACTACGGCGAGGGCATGGCGATGCTCCGGCGCTTCTGGGACGCCGCCGCGCAGGTCGATCCCGGTGCGCGGGACCGCGACGAGGCCGCGATGCCGTTCTGCCGGAGCGGCGAGCTCACGGAGGCGTGGCGCCGCGCGGGGCTGGAGGCGATCGTCGAGCGGCCGCTCGTCATCGAGACGGCGTTCGCCGGCTTCGACGACTACTGGCGGCCCTTCCTCGAGGGCGAGGGCCCGGCCGGCCGCCAGGCCGCCGCCATGTCGCCCGCAGCGCGCCGGGCGCTCGCCGACGCGCTGCGCCGCACGCTGCTCGGCGATGGTCCCGATCGCGCGTTCACGCTGCCCGCGCGGGCCTGGGCCGTCCGCGGCGTGGTGCCGCCGCCGGACCGCTGA
- a CDS encoding ferritin family protein yields the protein MIPGFAHRRDFKDLTEQEVLALAVSSEEDDARIYRWYAQRLRPQYPQSAKVFDDAAEEEDRHRAGLVAEHRRRFGDVMPLIRREHVAGFYSRRPTWLVENLGLDRIRDESLRMEKEAREFYQHAAARTTDAGTRDLLARLAAAESGHEATWQRLEREHLPPVAREAENQEAHRQFILTWVQPGLAGLMDGSVSTLAPIFAAAFATGETWPTFLVGLAASVGAGISMGFTEAASDDGTISGRGSPIKRGIAAGVMTSIGGLGHALPYLIPHFWTATGIAMGVVLVELWAIAWIQNRYMDTPFLKAALQVVVGGALVFAAGILIGSA from the coding sequence ATGATTCCCGGCTTCGCGCACCGCCGCGACTTCAAGGACCTGACGGAGCAGGAAGTCCTCGCGCTGGCCGTCTCGTCCGAGGAGGACGACGCCCGCATCTACCGCTGGTACGCCCAGCGCCTCCGCCCGCAGTACCCGCAGTCGGCGAAGGTCTTCGACGACGCCGCCGAGGAAGAGGACCGGCACCGTGCGGGCCTCGTCGCCGAGCACCGGCGCCGCTTCGGCGACGTGATGCCGCTCATCCGGCGGGAGCACGTCGCCGGCTTCTACTCGCGCCGGCCGACGTGGCTCGTCGAGAACCTGGGCCTGGACCGCATCCGCGACGAGTCGCTGCGCATGGAGAAGGAGGCGCGCGAGTTCTACCAGCACGCCGCGGCCCGCACGACCGACGCCGGCACGCGCGACCTCCTGGCCAGGCTCGCCGCCGCCGAGTCCGGCCACGAGGCCACGTGGCAGCGCCTGGAGCGCGAACACCTGCCGCCCGTGGCACGCGAGGCCGAGAACCAGGAGGCGCATCGCCAGTTCATCCTCACGTGGGTGCAGCCGGGCCTCGCCGGCCTGATGGACGGGTCGGTCTCCACGCTGGCCCCGATCTTCGCCGCCGCGTTCGCCACCGGCGAGACGTGGCCGACGTTCCTGGTGGGCCTGGCGGCGTCGGTGGGCGCGGGCATCTCGATGGGCTTCACCGAAGCCGCGTCGGACGACGGCACGATCTCCGGCAGGGGCTCGCCGATCAAGCGCGGCATCGCCGCCGGCGTGATGACGTCCATCGGCGGGCTGGGGCACGCGCTGCCCTATCTCATCCCCCACTTCTGGACGGCCACGGGCATCGCCATGGGCGTGGTGCTCGTGGAGCTGTGGGCCATCGCCTGGATCCAGAACCGGTACATGGACACGCCCTTCCTGAAGGCCGCGCTCCAGGTGGTCGTCGGCGGCGCGCTCGTGTTCGCGGCCGGAATCCTGATCGGCAGCGCGTAG
- a CDS encoding NAD(P)H-binding protein produces MGVSRTVLLLGGTGRTGGRVLAQLLERGVAVRAIVRAAGRLPAEVRGHPRLAVVEAELLALVPEDLRRHLEGCDAVISCLGHTISARGIFGPPFSLVTRALSNVVDAVRKMAPARPVHVILMSTVAAHRAGAKEAAHGAGQRLALWVLRQLVPPARDNQRAADLLAREVGGGDPHVEWVAVRPDTLREGGVTAYALHESLVSSIFQPGETNMANVAHFMCELACDPTAWTRWKGRMPVIVNADAEAAAAG; encoded by the coding sequence ATGGGGGTCAGCCGCACCGTCCTGCTCCTCGGCGGCACCGGCCGCACCGGTGGCCGCGTCCTGGCGCAGCTGCTCGAGCGCGGCGTCGCCGTGCGCGCGATCGTGCGGGCGGCCGGCCGCCTGCCCGCCGAGGTGCGAGGCCACCCGCGCCTGGCGGTCGTGGAGGCCGAACTGCTCGCCCTCGTGCCGGAGGACCTGCGGCGGCACCTCGAGGGCTGCGACGCCGTCATCTCGTGCCTCGGTCACACCATCAGCGCCCGGGGGATCTTCGGGCCGCCCTTCAGCCTGGTGACGCGGGCCCTGTCGAACGTGGTGGACGCCGTCCGGAAGATGGCGCCCGCGCGTCCCGTGCACGTGATCCTGATGAGCACGGTGGCCGCGCACCGGGCCGGGGCGAAGGAGGCCGCGCACGGCGCGGGACAACGGCTGGCGCTATGGGTCCTGCGGCAGCTCGTCCCGCCCGCCCGCGACAACCAGCGGGCGGCGGACCTCCTGGCCCGCGAGGTGGGCGGGGGCGATCCGCACGTCGAGTGGGTGGCCGTCCGCCCGGACACGCTGCGCGAGGGCGGCGTCACGGCCTACGCCCTGCACGAGTCGCTCGTCAGCAGCATCTTCCAGCCGGGCGAGACGAACATGGCCAACGTGGCCCACTTCATGTGCGAGCTGGCGTGCGACCCGACCGCGTGGACGCGGTGGAAGGGCCGCATGCCCGTGATCGTGAACGCCGACGCCGAGGCAGCGGCTGCCGGCTGA
- a CDS encoding PRC-barrel domain-containing protein: MLRRADDITHLRAVGVDGDIGRVRDLYFDDDRWVVRYLVVGTGGWLGPDVLLSPVMVSGVDWARHRLRFALTRDEVARGPSINLVRPVSRRDETRYYAYFGFAPYWTDTGIWPQAAAPGIFADEAAATRARAAASLAPPRAPADAEAEAHLHSARAVTGYDIAAADGRIGHFHGFLVDEDSWAIRYLEVTTGHWIGRTAVAVAREALGHVDWPERVVTVGLTRHEIETGPRVDRLEREQERRESPLH, translated from the coding sequence ATGCTCAGGCGTGCTGACGACATCACGCACCTCCGCGCGGTCGGGGTCGATGGCGACATCGGGCGCGTCCGCGACCTCTACTTCGACGACGACCGTTGGGTGGTGCGCTACCTCGTCGTGGGAACCGGCGGATGGCTCGGCCCCGACGTCCTCCTGTCACCGGTGATGGTGTCGGGGGTCGATTGGGCGCGCCATCGTCTCCGGTTCGCGCTGACCAGGGACGAGGTGGCCCGCGGTCCGTCGATCAACCTCGTGCGTCCCGTGTCTCGGCGGGACGAGACCCGCTACTACGCCTACTTCGGCTTCGCGCCGTATTGGACGGACACCGGCATCTGGCCGCAGGCGGCGGCTCCCGGGATCTTCGCGGACGAGGCCGCCGCCACTCGCGCCAGGGCGGCCGCCTCGCTGGCGCCGCCGCGGGCGCCCGCGGACGCGGAGGCGGAGGCGCACCTGCACAGCGCGAGAGCCGTGACCGGGTACGACATCGCCGCCGCCGACGGTCGGATCGGCCACTTCCATGGCTTCCTGGTCGACGAGGACAGCTGGGCCATCCGCTACCTCGAGGTGACGACCGGCCACTGGATCGGCCGGACGGCCGTGGCCGTCGCCCGCGAGGCGCTCGGACACGTGGACTGGCCCGAGCGCGTGGTGACCGTCGGGCTGACGCGCCACGAGATCGAGACCGGCCCGCGGGTCGATCGGCTCGAGCGCGAACAGGAACGGCGCGAGTCCCCGCTCCACTGA
- a CDS encoding DUF3089 domain-containing protein, with product MHRLVPGSFVIAVLLAAPLRAQVPPPTAAPPAAEAPGPPNDYTKDDAWLCRPGRRDACDIDHTTTVIAADGTMTAERWTADPTAPVDCFYVYPTISTDTTTNSDMTADPAELNVVKQQFARFASVCRPFAPLYRQITLAGLRQRMSGQGFGLGGGLAYDDVRDAWNDYLKRDNRGRGVVLIGHSQGSFILTSLIRNEIDGKPVQQRLVSAILMGSTVEVPKGRDVGGAFAEVPVCRSAAQVGCVIAFASFRATAPPPADTLFGHARGDGAVAVCVNPATFDGGSGDLHAYLDATGQTIVSRPALAPWVATEGAAVATPWVSVPGLLTARCASNEHAQYLEITVHGDPADPRVDDITGDIGTPARRAVNWGLHLVDVNLTMGNLIDVVRQQGRTWQAKH from the coding sequence GTGCATCGACTCGTCCCCGGCTCGTTCGTGATCGCCGTGCTCCTGGCCGCGCCGCTCCGGGCCCAGGTACCGCCACCGACGGCGGCGCCGCCCGCGGCCGAGGCGCCCGGGCCGCCGAACGACTACACGAAGGACGACGCCTGGCTGTGCCGGCCCGGCCGCCGCGACGCGTGCGACATCGACCACACGACGACCGTCATCGCGGCCGACGGCACGATGACGGCCGAGCGGTGGACGGCCGACCCGACGGCGCCGGTCGACTGCTTCTACGTCTACCCGACGATCTCCACCGACACGACGACCAACAGCGACATGACCGCCGATCCGGCGGAGCTGAACGTGGTCAAGCAGCAGTTCGCGCGGTTCGCCTCGGTGTGCCGGCCCTTCGCGCCGCTCTACCGGCAGATCACGCTGGCGGGCCTCCGGCAGCGCATGTCCGGCCAGGGCTTCGGTCTCGGCGGCGGGCTGGCCTACGACGACGTGCGCGACGCCTGGAACGACTACCTGAAGCGAGACAACCGCGGGCGGGGCGTGGTGCTCATCGGCCACTCGCAGGGCTCGTTCATCCTGACGTCTCTCATCAGGAACGAGATCGACGGGAAGCCGGTGCAGCAGCGCCTCGTCTCGGCCATCCTGATGGGCTCGACCGTCGAGGTGCCGAAGGGGCGGGACGTCGGCGGAGCCTTCGCAGAGGTGCCCGTGTGCCGGTCGGCGGCGCAGGTCGGGTGCGTCATCGCGTTCGCGTCGTTCCGCGCCACGGCGCCTCCACCCGCCGACACGCTGTTCGGGCACGCGCGGGGCGACGGCGCCGTCGCGGTCTGCGTGAATCCGGCGACGTTCGACGGAGGCAGCGGCGACCTTCACGCCTACCTCGACGCCACCGGCCAGACGATCGTCAGCCGACCCGCGCTGGCGCCGTGGGTGGCCACCGAGGGCGCGGCGGTCGCCACGCCGTGGGTGAGCGTCCCCGGCCTGCTCACGGCCCGCTGTGCCAGCAACGAGCACGCCCAGTATCTGGAGATCACGGTCCACGGCGATCCCGCGGATCCGCGCGTGGACGACATCACCGGCGACATCGGCACGCCCGCGCGCCGTGCCGTCAACTGGGGCCTGCACCTCGTCGACGTCAACCTCACGATGGGGAACCTCATCGACGTCGTCCGCCAGCAGGGCCGGACCTGGCAGGCGAAGCACTAG
- a CDS encoding amidohydrolase family protein codes for MRTLLIRSMFVAALVAAVGPQAPEARQAAGRPAKLALVGGMLLDGYEAGPIHHAAILIDGDRIVKVAPAAEITIPPDYTVVDTSGRTMMPGMIELHAHLILLGHGNYGEWFPWIAKQGPGMLTTVMETAAKQLLFAGVTSAVDLGAPLKESLDVRDRIARGAIPGPRMSMAGSWITRNGGGMTDQFGGIAVTSSAQAAAEVEKLIAAGVDVIKAHSGLTRDDYKAIADTAHKHNVRVHAHVYAEEDVRNALEMGIDVLSHAGSAGTAPPYSQQLITDIVNAGRPVVITAAHRAWVYPDTVAFPERLQDPLLKQMPPVIYNEIQRSFTNWRALGYFQRTDREMVFRERGVKQFTESGTVLGMGTDSGTPMNFHTEALWREAKVHVDMGYPAIKVISSLTRIGANILGKQRDLGTIEPGKLADIIVVDGDPLYDITALAHVETVVKGGKVYKQPGMK; via the coding sequence ATGCGCACCCTTCTGATCCGTTCGATGTTCGTCGCGGCCCTGGTCGCGGCGGTCGGTCCCCAGGCCCCGGAAGCCCGGCAGGCGGCCGGCCGGCCCGCCAAGCTCGCCCTCGTCGGCGGCATGCTGCTCGACGGCTACGAGGCGGGGCCCATCCACCACGCCGCCATCCTCATCGACGGCGACCGCATCGTGAAGGTGGCGCCGGCGGCCGAGATCACGATTCCGCCCGACTACACGGTGGTCGACACCAGCGGACGCACGATGATGCCGGGCATGATCGAGCTGCACGCCCACCTCATCCTGCTGGGCCACGGCAACTACGGCGAGTGGTTCCCATGGATCGCCAAGCAGGGCCCGGGCATGCTGACGACCGTGATGGAGACGGCGGCGAAGCAGCTCCTCTTCGCCGGCGTCACGTCGGCCGTCGACCTGGGCGCGCCCCTCAAGGAGAGCCTCGACGTGCGCGACCGCATCGCCAGGGGCGCCATCCCCGGGCCGCGCATGTCGATGGCCGGCTCCTGGATCACCAGGAACGGCGGGGGCATGACCGATCAGTTCGGCGGCATCGCCGTCACCAGCAGCGCGCAGGCCGCGGCCGAGGTGGAGAAGCTCATCGCCGCCGGCGTCGACGTCATCAAGGCGCACTCGGGCCTGACCCGCGACGACTACAAGGCCATCGCCGACACGGCGCACAAGCACAACGTCCGCGTGCACGCCCACGTCTACGCCGAGGAGGACGTGCGCAACGCCCTGGAGATGGGCATCGACGTCCTGAGCCACGCCGGATCGGCGGGCACGGCGCCTCCGTACAGCCAGCAGCTCATCACCGACATCGTCAACGCCGGGCGCCCCGTCGTGATCACGGCGGCGCACCGGGCCTGGGTCTATCCCGACACGGTGGCTTTCCCCGAGCGGCTCCAGGACCCGTTGCTGAAGCAGATGCCACCCGTCATCTACAACGAGATCCAGCGCTCGTTCACCAACTGGCGGGCCCTCGGCTACTTCCAGCGGACCGACCGCGAGATGGTGTTCCGCGAGCGCGGCGTCAAGCAGTTCACCGAGTCGGGGACGGTGCTCGGCATGGGCACCGACTCCGGCACGCCCATGAACTTCCACACCGAGGCGCTGTGGCGCGAGGCCAAGGTGCACGTGGACATGGGCTATCCGGCCATCAAGGTGATCTCGTCGCTGACCCGCATCGGCGCGAACATCCTCGGCAAGCAGCGCGACCTGGGCACGATCGAGCCGGGCAAGCTGGCCGACATCATCGTCGTGGACGGCGACCCGCTGTACGACATCACCGCGCTCGCGCACGTCGAGACCGTGGTCAAGGGCGGGAAGGTCTACAAGCAGCCGGGCATGAAGTAG
- a CDS encoding TonB-dependent receptor: MNIATLRRRLGAGALAGAVALLLGAGAARAQVVGANLSGRVVDESGGALPGVTVTITNTANGAAQTVVTNEEGAYRAVALQPAPYRVVAELAGFGTATRELVLTIGANATLDLRMGVATLQESITVTATTPIVEVARAAPTSTIVESQIQALPVLERNFLALAQLMPGAAPNYTSKFSRVKFGGPADQRNGYTTIVDGGDLDDAIWGDPTVNVSQDAVQEFKVFRNQFDAQYGAALAAVVTVATKSGTNALHGTAYYFGRDDSLNARNAFQRTKPVYGQKRTGGSIGGPIALNRTHFFGAYEYTSVDKQNIISLPASNPFAAAENGVFPATSREHMAVAKVDHRFNDRSSVFVRYAFDDQYATRTGTVTADSANVNDSSKMHSVIGEQNWVLSNSAVNTLRGHYMWNEVATVPVTIGVPQIVRPSVTTGQNWTSPQFFPRTRLQVFETFYKTAGNHDLKVGADYTYAKHSYEAHFYESGYWQFGTDAPFNAAVPSTWPIAFVQQTNGNYDYNSHILAAYAQDDWRVTDRLRLNLGLRYDLDTNLRMNDVYRRVLADPTYAGLDNFVSSDRGTDANNIQPRLGATYDVMGTGRLVARAGWGLYITRNRHYFGLTAQDRLLGVAVRITDPAQLQHYPDISAVLGGKSLSDYVASGAARSVYIIPDGYELPESKNYTLGLGWQINDTTGIDVDAVHAYGYKQLGGLDLNLPASGRISAANPRPVSQFTEVKSLENFTKSWYNAVETQFRTRFKGVESFTLSYTLSTSKRDGVNHYQTYPGTMRTPNEKGYSEQDTRHNVSASAAVELPYGVQLSGILRALSGTPFAVSAGFDIDGDGQAQNDRPAGLGITVGRENTAEELRIINELRATRNLAPITADQLKLNPFVSLDLRLTKDFAVTGGSRVELFLESYNTLNRVNYAGGGSTSIVSSALLIRNAARDPRQIQIGARVTF, translated from the coding sequence ATGAACATCGCGACACTGAGGAGGCGTCTCGGCGCCGGCGCCCTGGCGGGCGCCGTCGCCCTGCTGCTGGGGGCGGGCGCCGCGCGGGCGCAGGTCGTCGGCGCGAACCTGTCGGGCCGCGTCGTGGACGAGAGCGGCGGGGCCCTGCCGGGCGTGACCGTCACGATCACGAACACGGCGAACGGCGCCGCGCAGACGGTCGTGACGAATGAAGAAGGCGCCTACCGGGCCGTGGCGCTGCAGCCGGCGCCCTACCGCGTGGTCGCCGAGCTGGCCGGCTTCGGCACGGCGACCCGCGAGCTCGTGCTCACGATTGGCGCCAACGCGACGCTGGACCTCCGGATGGGCGTGGCGACGCTCCAGGAGTCGATCACGGTCACGGCGACGACGCCGATCGTGGAGGTGGCCCGGGCGGCGCCGACCTCGACCATCGTCGAGTCGCAGATCCAGGCGCTGCCGGTCCTCGAGCGCAACTTCCTCGCCCTGGCGCAGCTCATGCCTGGAGCGGCCCCGAACTACACGAGCAAGTTCTCGCGCGTGAAGTTCGGCGGTCCGGCCGACCAGCGCAACGGCTACACGACGATCGTCGACGGCGGCGACCTGGACGACGCGATCTGGGGCGATCCCACCGTGAACGTCAGCCAGGACGCGGTGCAGGAATTCAAGGTGTTCCGCAACCAGTTCGACGCCCAGTACGGGGCCGCCCTGGCGGCGGTCGTCACCGTGGCCACGAAGTCCGGCACCAACGCCCTCCACGGCACGGCGTACTACTTCGGCCGCGACGACTCGCTGAACGCCCGGAACGCCTTCCAGCGCACCAAGCCCGTCTACGGCCAGAAGCGCACGGGCGGCTCGATCGGCGGACCGATCGCCTTGAATCGGACGCACTTCTTCGGCGCCTACGAGTACACGAGCGTCGACAAGCAGAACATCATCTCGCTGCCGGCCAGCAACCCGTTCGCGGCGGCCGAGAACGGCGTGTTCCCGGCCACGTCCCGCGAGCACATGGCGGTGGCCAAGGTGGACCACCGCTTCAACGACCGGTCGTCGGTGTTCGTGCGCTACGCGTTCGACGACCAGTACGCCACCCGCACGGGCACCGTCACGGCCGACTCGGCCAACGTCAACGACTCGAGCAAGATGCACAGCGTCATCGGCGAGCAGAACTGGGTGCTCTCGAACTCCGCCGTGAACACCCTGCGCGGGCACTACATGTGGAACGAGGTGGCCACCGTGCCGGTGACCATCGGCGTGCCCCAAATCGTGCGGCCCTCGGTGACGACCGGCCAGAACTGGACGTCCCCGCAGTTCTTCCCGCGCACCCGCCTCCAGGTCTTCGAGACGTTCTACAAGACGGCCGGCAACCACGACCTGAAGGTGGGCGCCGACTACACCTACGCCAAGCACAGCTACGAGGCGCACTTCTACGAGAGCGGCTACTGGCAGTTCGGCACCGACGCGCCGTTCAACGCCGCGGTTCCGTCCACGTGGCCGATCGCGTTCGTGCAGCAGACCAACGGCAACTACGACTACAACTCGCACATCCTGGCCGCCTACGCGCAGGACGACTGGCGCGTCACCGACCGCCTGCGACTCAACCTCGGACTGCGCTACGACCTGGACACGAACCTGCGGATGAACGACGTCTACCGCCGCGTGCTGGCGGACCCGACCTACGCCGGCCTCGACAACTTCGTCAGCAGCGATCGCGGGACCGACGCGAACAACATCCAGCCCCGTCTCGGCGCCACCTACGACGTCATGGGGACCGGACGCCTCGTGGCGCGCGCCGGCTGGGGCCTCTACATCACGCGCAACCGCCACTACTTCGGGCTCACCGCGCAGGACCGCCTGCTCGGCGTGGCCGTGCGCATCACGGACCCGGCCCAGCTGCAGCACTATCCCGACATCAGCGCCGTGCTCGGCGGCAAGTCCCTCTCGGACTACGTGGCCTCCGGCGCCGCGCGCTCCGTCTACATCATCCCGGACGGCTACGAGCTGCCCGAGTCGAAGAACTACACCTTGGGGCTCGGGTGGCAGATCAACGACACGACCGGGATCGACGTGGACGCCGTGCACGCCTACGGCTACAAGCAGCTCGGCGGCCTGGACCTGAACCTGCCCGCCTCGGGACGGATCAGCGCGGCCAACCCCCGGCCGGTCAGCCAGTTCACGGAGGTGAAGTCGCTCGAGAACTTCACCAAGAGCTGGTACAACGCCGTCGAGACGCAGTTCCGGACTCGGTTCAAGGGCGTCGAGAGCTTCACCCTGTCCTACACGCTCTCCACGTCGAAGCGGGACGGCGTGAACCACTACCAGACCTACCCCGGCACGATGCGGACGCCGAACGAGAAGGGCTACAGCGAGCAGGACACGCGCCACAACGTGTCGGCGTCGGCCGCGGTGGAACTGCCGTACGGCGTGCAGTTGAGCGGCATCCTGCGCGCGCTGAGCGGCACGCCCTTCGCCGTGTCCGCCGGATTCGACATCGACGGCGACGGCCAGGCGCAGAACGACCGGCCGGCCGGCCTCGGCATCACCGTGGGCCGCGAGAACACCGCGGAGGAACTCCGGATCATCAACGAGCTGCGGGCCACGCGGAACCTGGCGCCCATCACGGCCGACCAGCTGAAGCTCAACCCGTTCGTCTCGCTCGACCTGCGGCTCACCAAGGACTTCGCCGTGACCGGCGGATCGCGCGTGGAGCTGTTCCTCGAAAGCTACAACACGCTCAACCGCGTGAACTACGCCGGCGGCGGCTCGACCAGCATCGTGTCGTCGGCGCTGCTCATCCGGAACGCCGCGCGCGATCCGCGCCAGATCCAGATCGGCGCCCGCGTGACGTTCTGA